The following coding sequences lie in one Hippoglossus hippoglossus isolate fHipHip1 chromosome 14, fHipHip1.pri, whole genome shotgun sequence genomic window:
- the zgc:153990 gene encoding nuclear apoptosis-inducing factor 1 isoform X1 codes for MSSSSSSLFFNQDSVTRFKKRKARFSFSEVHILLDEVRKHRMVVVGKFNRGVPTDVKKHTWAEITARVNEIGECQREVIEVIKKWSDLKCDTKRKVAAMRSGTVPNRGLNSRLSRDLNQTEKIVLQILEMGEEDHNMGDFGPLGDDDDVPDEEEEMEEEDMMGMQNSPNGALDMSSMPPPTSYSIGGLAQSGDSSQPSFDVQYEVPATEDAEAAFADSDDDQRDDAPPSTQASKPTEDHLVNNGIQKQGRPQTPSGPSTSTATPSLPGQPSQNMRDSILHSASLSLQEQHATNILLETVSRSLELLSESVQQLAETQQEFVRESLQLQRETVQVLRDFTGGAIALMHDKLNGRPAL; via the exons atgtcttcttcatcatcatcattattcttCAACCAAGACAGTGTCACTCGCTTCAAGAAGAGAAAAGCCCGGTTCTCATTCAGCGAAGTCCACATACTGTTGGATGAAGTGAGGAAGCATCGAATGGTTGTTGTGG GCAAATTCAACCGTGGTGTACCAACAGATGTGAAGAAGCACACATGGGCAGAAATTACCGCACGTGTCAATGAGATTGGAGAGTGTCAACGTGAAGTCATTGAGGTCATCAAGAAATGGTCGGACCTCAAGTGTGACACCAAGCGGAAAGTGGCTGCCATGCGGTCAGGGACAGTGCCCAATAGGGGCCTCAACTCACGTCTTTCCCGAGACCTTAACCAGACAGAGAAAATAGTGCTTCAGATCCTGGAGATGGGCGAGGAAGACCATAACATGGGTGACTTCGGCCCTCTGGGAGATGATGACGATGTGccagatgaggaggaagaaatggaagaggaggatatGATGGGAATGCAGAATTCTCCTAACGGCGCGTTGGACATGTCATctatgcctccaccaacctcTTACTCCATTGGTGGACTTGCACAGTCAG GAGACTCATCACAACCTTCCTTCGATGTGCAGTATGAAGTACCTGCCACGGAAG ACGCTGAAGCTGCATTTGCAGACTCAGACGATGACCAAAGGGATGACGCACCTCCTTCCACTCAGGCATCAAAACCAACAGAGGACCATCTAGTAAACAACGGCATCCAGAAACAAGGACGACCTCAGACGCCCTCTGGACCTTCAACCTCAACAGCCACGCCTTCGCTGCCAGGTCAGCCCTCACAGAACATGAGGGACAGCATCCTGCATAGTGCATCGCTGAGCCTTCAAGAGCAACACGCCACCAACATCCTGCTGGAGACGGTTTCACGCTCCCTGGAACTCCTGTCTGAGTCGGTGCAGCAGCTGGCGGAGACTCAGCAGGAGTTTGTGCGGGAGTCGCTGCAGCTCCAGCGGGAGACGGTGCAGGTTCTCAGAGACTTCACAGGTGGAGCCATTGCGCTCATGCATGACAAACTGAACGGACGGCCAGCATTATAG
- the zgc:153990 gene encoding nuclear apoptosis-inducing factor 1 isoform X2, whose product MSSSSSSLFFNQDSVTRFKKRKARFSFSEVHILLDEVRKHRMVVVGKFNRGVPTDVKKHTWAEITARVNEIGECQREVIEVIKKWSDLKCDTKRKVAAMRSGTVPNRGLNSRLSRDLNQTEKIVLQILEMGEEDHNMGDFGPLGDDDDVPDEEEEMEEEDMMGMQNSPNGALDMSSMPPPTSYSIGGLAGDSSQPSFDVQYEVPATEDAEAAFADSDDDQRDDAPPSTQASKPTEDHLVNNGIQKQGRPQTPSGPSTSTATPSLPGQPSQNMRDSILHSASLSLQEQHATNILLETVSRSLELLSESVQQLAETQQEFVRESLQLQRETVQVLRDFTGGAIALMHDKLNGRPAL is encoded by the exons atgtcttcttcatcatcatcattattcttCAACCAAGACAGTGTCACTCGCTTCAAGAAGAGAAAAGCCCGGTTCTCATTCAGCGAAGTCCACATACTGTTGGATGAAGTGAGGAAGCATCGAATGGTTGTTGTGG GCAAATTCAACCGTGGTGTACCAACAGATGTGAAGAAGCACACATGGGCAGAAATTACCGCACGTGTCAATGAGATTGGAGAGTGTCAACGTGAAGTCATTGAGGTCATCAAGAAATGGTCGGACCTCAAGTGTGACACCAAGCGGAAAGTGGCTGCCATGCGGTCAGGGACAGTGCCCAATAGGGGCCTCAACTCACGTCTTTCCCGAGACCTTAACCAGACAGAGAAAATAGTGCTTCAGATCCTGGAGATGGGCGAGGAAGACCATAACATGGGTGACTTCGGCCCTCTGGGAGATGATGACGATGTGccagatgaggaggaagaaatggaagaggaggatatGATGGGAATGCAGAATTCTCCTAACGGCGCGTTGGACATGTCATctatgcctccaccaacctcTTACTCCATTGGTGGACTTGC AGGAGACTCATCACAACCTTCCTTCGATGTGCAGTATGAAGTACCTGCCACGGAAG ACGCTGAAGCTGCATTTGCAGACTCAGACGATGACCAAAGGGATGACGCACCTCCTTCCACTCAGGCATCAAAACCAACAGAGGACCATCTAGTAAACAACGGCATCCAGAAACAAGGACGACCTCAGACGCCCTCTGGACCTTCAACCTCAACAGCCACGCCTTCGCTGCCAGGTCAGCCCTCACAGAACATGAGGGACAGCATCCTGCATAGTGCATCGCTGAGCCTTCAAGAGCAACACGCCACCAACATCCTGCTGGAGACGGTTTCACGCTCCCTGGAACTCCTGTCTGAGTCGGTGCAGCAGCTGGCGGAGACTCAGCAGGAGTTTGTGCGGGAGTCGCTGCAGCTCCAGCGGGAGACGGTGCAGGTTCTCAGAGACTTCACAGGTGGAGCCATTGCGCTCATGCATGACAAACTGAACGGACGGCCAGCATTATAG
- the capns1a gene encoding calpain small subunit 1a translates to MFWAKALFKGVIDVVSNIDPAQFVPSEPPPPRRPLAYAEQHENDEEKQFRKVFQQLAGDDMEVSPTELKDILNKIIGKHGDLKTDGFSIESCRSMVAVMDSDSTGRLGFHEFKHLWNNIKKWQGVYKTYDTDGSGVIGEDELPDAFRAAGFPLNDQLFKMIIRRYSDENGNMDFDNYIGCLVRLDAMCRSFKTLDKDNNGTIKVNVQEWLQLTMYS, encoded by the exons ATGTTTTGGGCCAAAGCACTCTTCAAAGGCGTCATTGATGTTGTGAG CAACATCGACCCAGCCCAGTTTGTGCCTTCTGAGCCT CCTCCTCCACGTAGACCACTTGCATATGCAGAGCAGCATGAGAATGATGAGGAGAAACAGTTCCGCAAGGTCTTCCAGCAGCTCGCTGGAGAT GACATGGAAGTGAGCCCCACTGAGCTCAAGGACATCCTGAATAAAATCATTGGAAAGC ATGGAGATCTGAAGACAGATGGTTTCAGCATTGAGTCTTGCAGGAGCATGGTGGCAGTCATGGAT AGTGACAGCACAGGGAGACTCGGCTTTCATGAGTTCAAACACCTCTGGAACAACATAAAGAAATGGCAG GGAGTGTATAAGACTTACGACACAGATGGATCTGGTGTCATTGGTGAAGATGAGCTGCCCGATGCTTTCCGAGCTGCAG GTTTCCCCCTCAATGACCAGCTGTTCAAGATGATAATTCGCAGATACAGCGATGAAAATGGCAACATGGATTTTGATAACTACATTGGCTGCCTTGTGAGGCTGGATGCAATGTGCC GTTCCTTCAAAACCCTGGATAAAGATAACAATGGGACTATCAAAGTCAATGTCCAGGAG TGGCTTCAGTTGACCATGTACTCTTGA